A genomic region of Caenorhabditis elegans chromosome V contains the following coding sequences:
- the H27A22.1 gene encoding Glutaminyl-peptide cyclotransferase (Confirmed by transcript evidence) yields MGLALVLGILICTTSAWGQWRTNQRTHQLSLLPESSTLRLCRDFTNTTRFKEILAPIMVPRIVDTKQHRQVGDYLQSFLHNLGFATEWDAFTDTTPLGTRNFRNLIATFDESAPRRLVLACHYDSKIIPGQVMIAATDSAVPCAMMLDIAQTLAPYMYKRVAQQIGLQLIFFDGEEAFRDWTATDSLYGSRHLAQKWEQKWYPSSSSLNNFELSKELDRIDVLMLLDLLGAANPSIGNTIGMGANDLFSQLADVESNLRTSGCLSSLRRNVFNKQLSYNQVEDDHIPFLKRGVPILHLITVPFPSVWHRSSDNANALHYPTIDHMTAVIRVFVAKYLGIAPA; encoded by the exons ATGGGACTTGCTCTTGTACTTGGAATCCTAATATGTACAACTTCCGCATGGGGTCAATGGAGAACAAATCAGAGAACACATCAACTTTCCTTGCTGCCAGAATCATCAACACTCCGATTATGTCGGGATTTCACGAATACAACTCGATTCAAAGAGATTCTGGCTCCAATTATGGTTCCTCGCATTGTTGACACTAAACAACACCGACAAGTTGGAGAT TATTTACAAAGTTTTTTGCATAACTTGGGATTCGCTACTGAATGGGATGCTTTCACTGACACAACTCCATTAGGGACTCGCAACTTCCGAAATTTAATTGCAACATTTGATGAATCAGCTCCACGTCGTCTTGTTCTTGCATGTCACTACGATTCGAAAATCATTCCCGGTCAAGTAATGATTGCGGCAACAGATTCAGCTGTACCCTGTGCTATGATGCTTGATATTGCTCAAACACTTGCTCCATATATGTACAAACGAGTTGCTCAGCAGATTGGACttcaattgattttctttGATGGTGAAGAAGCATTCCGTGATTGGACTGCTACTGATTCACTTTATGGATCAAG GCACTTGGCACAGAAATGGGAGCAAAAGTGGTATCCATCTTCAAGTAGTCTCAACAATTTTGAACTCAGCAAAGAACTTGATAGGATT gacgTTCTCATGCTATTGGATCTACTCGGAGCTGCCAATCCATCAATTGGAAATACGATAGGAATGGGTGCAAACGATCTTTTCAGCCAGTTAGCTGATGTGGAATCGAATCTCCGAACTTCGGGATGTCTTAGTTCTTTGAGAAGGAATGTCTTTAATAAGCAATTATCGTACAATCAAGTTGAAGATGATCacattccatttttgaaaagag gagtTCCAATTCTTCATCTGATCACAGTTCCATTCCCATCCGTCTGGCATCGATCTTCCGATAATGCAAATGCTCTTCATTATCCAACAATCGATCATATGACTGCAGTTATTCGTGTCTTCGTGGCTAAATATCTTGGAATCGCCCCAGCATAG
- the T21C9.13 gene encoding DUF4149 domain-containing protein (Confirmed by transcript evidence), producing MSSSSFISSIPTNHTIFATPASKKYSVPNAEHSYFYIPPCKSVVSSEKPLTVFMKRDVIDGLEMEWIEHSPRVVLLYAFAAILTIGYYAGSFVFQYGNYTPRKKNNIFDEAFLTRVVIVQWLILLAILFSGVFLYRRLFMPLYIFLAVMATNGTLVLFMLKVKQLVDARINIMDISLNMLGLLLFCAVLHDIVYFYAIHLKLVESRPVLVPGFRVYDATMPNHYSTIHSTRMAPNKNASCETVDIV from the exons ATGTCGTCATCCTCTTTTATTTCTTCAATCCCTACTAATCACACAATATTCGCTACTCCTGCTTCTAAGAAATACTCAGTACCGAATGCGGAGCACAGCTATTTTTATATTCCCCCGTGCAAATCTGTTGTTAGTTCTGAAAAG ccgctAACAGTATTTATGAAGCGAGATGTCATTGATGGTTTAGAGATGGAATGGATTGAACACTCGCCACGAGTAGTTCTTCTTTATGCATTTGCTGCAATTCTGACTATTGGATACTATGCAGgatctttcgtttttcagtaTGGAAACTATACCCCAAggaagaaaaacaatatttttg ATGAAGCTTTTCTGACTCGTGTCGTGATTGTGCAATGGCTGATACTTCTCGCTATACTGTTTTCCGGAGTATTTCTCTACCGCCGTCTCTTCATGCCACTCTACATTTTCCTTGCAGTCATGGCCACAAACGGAACTCTCGTACTTTTTATGCTCAAAGTGAAGCAGCTAGTTGATGCACGGATAAACATCA tggacATCTCGTTGAATATGCTCGGCCTTCTACTATTCTGCGCAGTTTTACACGATATTGTCTATTTCTACGCAATCCATTTGAAGTTGGTTGAGTCACGTCCCGTCCTTGTTCCTGGCTTCCGCGTATACGATGCAACAATGCCGAATCACTATTCGACTATTCATTCAACTCGGATGGCACCAAACAAGAATGCTTCATGTGAAACCGTAGATATAGTATAA
- the T21C9.11 gene encoding DUF4149 domain-containing protein (Confirmed by transcript evidence), which produces MPAIQFKHPSPTNEDGIKAPSTEPMLPIHRVQKPIYPPLPQIRKNRFNIQIEWVRHSKLTCSAYLLIGILLTTYYSACFMTQYGTIDKIYEIKPNLALSEPVLTRVIMIQWLFLAASLLFGMSIYRRIFMPLYIFLAVMATNGTLILFVVKVKQYMEGKIRHDDLSLNLVGILLFTATAHNLVYLYAMHVHLNSRAYKRASRPVQQPIKEVSLSKEEKKDLSVVV; this is translated from the exons ATGCCAGCAATTCAATTCAAGCATCCTTCTCCAACTAACGAGGATGGTATCAAG GCTCCGTCAACCGAGCCAATGCTTCCTATCCATCGTGTTCAAAAACCCATTTACCCACCACTTCCACAAATCCGTAAGAACAGATTCAATATTCAAATCGAATGGGTTCGTCATTCAAAACTCACTTGTTCTGCTTACTTGTTGATTGGTATTCTTTTGACCACTTACTACTCGGCATGCTTCATGACTCAATATGGTACCATCGACAAAATCTATGAGATCAAGCCGAATTTGGCTCTCAGTGAGCCAGTTCTCACTCGAGTTATAATGATTCAATGGTTATTTCTGGCTGCTAGTCTTCTCTTTGGAATGTCAATCTATCGTCGCATTTTCATGCCcctttatatttttttggctgTAATGGCAACTAATGGCACGCTGATCTTATTTGTTGTTAAAGTAAAGCAATACATGGAAGGCAAGATCCGCCATG ATGATCTGTCCCTCAATCTCGTCGGTATTCTACTTTTCACTGCCACTGCTCACAATCTAGTCTATCTCTATGCAATGCATGTTCATCTCAACTCTCGTGCTTATAAGAGAGCGAGCCGTCCTGTACAGCAACCAATCAAGGAAGTTTCACTTTcaaaagaggaaaagaaggaTCTCAGCGTTGTTGTTTAG
- the H27A22.1 gene encoding Glutaminyl-peptide cyclotransferase (Confirmed by transcript evidence), with protein MKVIRYNWRLIFVLMGLALVLGILICTTSAWGQWRTNQRTHQLSLLPESSTLRLCRDFTNTTRFKEILAPIMVPRIVDTKQHRQVGDYLQSFLHNLGFATEWDAFTDTTPLGTRNFRNLIATFDESAPRRLVLACHYDSKIIPGQVMIAATDSAVPCAMMLDIAQTLAPYMYKRVAQQIGLQLIFFDGEEAFRDWTATDSLYGSRHLAQKWEQKWYPSSSSLNNFELSKELDRIDVLMLLDLLGAANPSIGNTIGMGANDLFSQLADVESNLRTSGCLSSLRRNVFNKQLSYNQVEDDHIPFLKRGVPILHLITVPFPSVWHRSSDNANALHYPTIDHMTAVIRVFVAKYLGIAPA; from the exons ATGAAG GTCATCCGGTACAACTGGAGGCTTATCTTCGTTCTAATGGGACTTGCTCTTGTACTTGGAATCCTAATATGTACAACTTCCGCATGGGGTCAATGGAGAACAAATCAGAGAACACATCAACTTTCCTTGCTGCCAGAATCATCAACACTCCGATTATGTCGGGATTTCACGAATACAACTCGATTCAAAGAGATTCTGGCTCCAATTATGGTTCCTCGCATTGTTGACACTAAACAACACCGACAAGTTGGAGAT TATTTACAAAGTTTTTTGCATAACTTGGGATTCGCTACTGAATGGGATGCTTTCACTGACACAACTCCATTAGGGACTCGCAACTTCCGAAATTTAATTGCAACATTTGATGAATCAGCTCCACGTCGTCTTGTTCTTGCATGTCACTACGATTCGAAAATCATTCCCGGTCAAGTAATGATTGCGGCAACAGATTCAGCTGTACCCTGTGCTATGATGCTTGATATTGCTCAAACACTTGCTCCATATATGTACAAACGAGTTGCTCAGCAGATTGGACttcaattgattttctttGATGGTGAAGAAGCATTCCGTGATTGGACTGCTACTGATTCACTTTATGGATCAAG GCACTTGGCACAGAAATGGGAGCAAAAGTGGTATCCATCTTCAAGTAGTCTCAACAATTTTGAACTCAGCAAAGAACTTGATAGGATT gacgTTCTCATGCTATTGGATCTACTCGGAGCTGCCAATCCATCAATTGGAAATACGATAGGAATGGGTGCAAACGATCTTTTCAGCCAGTTAGCTGATGTGGAATCGAATCTCCGAACTTCGGGATGTCTTAGTTCTTTGAGAAGGAATGTCTTTAATAAGCAATTATCGTACAATCAAGTTGAAGATGATCacattccatttttgaaaagag gagtTCCAATTCTTCATCTGATCACAGTTCCATTCCCATCCGTCTGGCATCGATCTTCCGATAATGCAAATGCTCTTCATTATCCAACAATCGATCATATGACTGCAGTTATTCGTGTCTTCGTGGCTAAATATCTTGGAATCGCCCCAGCATAG
- the scpl-4 gene encoding Mitochondrial import inner membrane translocase subunit TIM50 (Confirmed by transcript evidence), with protein MSLSKLTQTCFSRHQAKTFIRLYSSDFKSLLGPPAVANPYADNGRTRFAPIVPINHGNVFASIKLPINETQEAIAFKSEVEEAPKVEKLEESPKIEAEKVLSSPPPAPAPTSSAIDELNSLKDSLEKLESAASKSSSSSGGSSDNSDPGNAEEIEARRKRMERNTRIGAYVLFGGSIIGFISFCFYYGRAQRDEFGNVISDEFSGSFLAPFYRIANSFKLWRDYVVEPAREQLLPDPLPAPYLQPKYTIVIELKNILVHPEWTYKTGYRFLKRPALDYFLDVIGYPNFEVVIYSSESMMTAAPVVDSFDPKQRIMYKLFRDCTKYMNGHHVKDLSKLNRDLSKVIYIDFDAKSGQLNPENMLRVPEWKGNMDDTSLVDLAELLKTIHLSDAEDVRPMLQYYSQYDDPAKEFRRRAVYLSQQEEQKKQQPDDSSMLKRYSGRLFGSRRHVNA; from the exons ATGTCGCTGAGCAAGTTGACTCAGACCTGCTTCAGCCGACACCAAGCGAAAACATTTATAAGACTTTATAGTTCAG attttaaatcTCTTCTGGGCCCACCGGCTGTTGCAAACCCTTATGCAGACAATGGACGCACTCGTTTTGCTCCAATTGTGCCAATAAAC CACGGAAATGTTTTTGCTAGTATCAAATTGCCGATAAATGAGACCCAAGAAGCAATCGCATTCAAATCAGAAGTCGAAGAAGCCCCAAAAGTAGAGAAACTCGAA gAAAGTCCAAAAATAGAAGCTGAAAAGGTGCTGAGCTCCCCGCCTCCTGCTCCTGCCCCCACGTCTTCAGCCATTGACGAGTTGAACTCACTGAAAGattctcttgaaaaattggaatctgCTGCATCAAagtcttcctcttcttctggAGGTTCTAGTGATAACAGTGAC CCTGGTAACGCTGAAGAAATCGAAGCTCGCCGGAAACGAATGGAAAGAAATACTCGCATTGGAGCATATGTTCTGTTTGGTGGATCTATTATCGGATTTATTTCGTTCTGTTTCTACTATGGACGTGCACAACGAGATGAATTCGGAAATGTGATATCTGATGAATTCAGTGGTTCTTTCTTGGCACCGTTCTACCGCATTGCCAACAGTTTTAAATTATGGAGAGAT tatgTCGTCGAGCCAGCACGTGAGCAATTGTTGCCTGATCCATTGCCAGCACCATATCTCCAACCAAAATATACAATTGTGatcgaattgaaaaatattcttgtGCATCCTGAATGGACATACAAAACTGGATATCGTTTCCTAAAGCGTCCAGCACTTGACTATTTCCTCGATGTCATTGGatatccaaattttgaagtcGTTATCTATTCATCTGAATCAATGATGACAGCTGCTCCAGTTGTTGATAGTTTTGATCCAAAACAAAGAATTATGTACAAGTTGTTCAGAGATTGCACAAAGTATATGAATGGACACCATgtcaaa gatTTGTCGAAATTGAATCGCGATTTGTCGAAAGTTATTTATATCGATTTTGACGCTAAATCAGGACAATTAAATCCAGAAAACATGTTAAGAGTACCAGAGTGGAAAGGAAATATGGATGATACAAGTCTAGTTGATTTGGCAGAGCTTCTTAAAA cTATTCACCTATCTGACGCTGAAGATGTTCGTCCCATGCTACAGTACTACTCGCAATACGATGATCCAGCGAAAGAATTCCGTCGACGAGCTGTATACTTGTCACAACAAGAAGAACAAAAGAAACAACAACCCGATGATAGTTCCATGTTGAAAAGATATTCTGGAAGATTGTTCGGATCTAGAAGACACGTTAATGCCTAA
- the scpl-4 gene encoding Mitochondrial import inner membrane translocase subunit TIM50 (Confirmed by transcript evidence), translating into MSLSKLTQTCFSRHQAKTFIRLYSSDFKSLLGPPAVANPYADNGRTRFAPIVPINHGNVFASIKLPINETQEAIAFKSEVEEAPKVEKLEVESPKIEAEKVLSSPPPAPAPTSSAIDELNSLKDSLEKLESAASKSSSSSGGSSDNSDPGNAEEIEARRKRMERNTRIGAYVLFGGSIIGFISFCFYYGRAQRDEFGNVISDEFSGSFLAPFYRIANSFKLWRDYVVEPAREQLLPDPLPAPYLQPKYTIVIELKNILVHPEWTYKTGYRFLKRPALDYFLDVIGYPNFEVVIYSSESMMTAAPVVDSFDPKQRIMYKLFRDCTKYMNGHHVKDLSKLNRDLSKVIYIDFDAKSGQLNPENMLRVPEWKGNMDDTSLVDLAELLKTIHLSDAEDVRPMLQYYSQYDDPAKEFRRRAVYLSQQEEQKKQQPDDSSMLKRYSGRLFGSRRHVNA; encoded by the exons ATGTCGCTGAGCAAGTTGACTCAGACCTGCTTCAGCCGACACCAAGCGAAAACATTTATAAGACTTTATAGTTCAG attttaaatcTCTTCTGGGCCCACCGGCTGTTGCAAACCCTTATGCAGACAATGGACGCACTCGTTTTGCTCCAATTGTGCCAATAAAC CACGGAAATGTTTTTGCTAGTATCAAATTGCCGATAAATGAGACCCAAGAAGCAATCGCATTCAAATCAGAAGTCGAAGAAGCCCCAAAAGTAGAGAAACTCGAAGTT gAAAGTCCAAAAATAGAAGCTGAAAAGGTGCTGAGCTCCCCGCCTCCTGCTCCTGCCCCCACGTCTTCAGCCATTGACGAGTTGAACTCACTGAAAGattctcttgaaaaattggaatctgCTGCATCAAagtcttcctcttcttctggAGGTTCTAGTGATAACAGTGAC CCTGGTAACGCTGAAGAAATCGAAGCTCGCCGGAAACGAATGGAAAGAAATACTCGCATTGGAGCATATGTTCTGTTTGGTGGATCTATTATCGGATTTATTTCGTTCTGTTTCTACTATGGACGTGCACAACGAGATGAATTCGGAAATGTGATATCTGATGAATTCAGTGGTTCTTTCTTGGCACCGTTCTACCGCATTGCCAACAGTTTTAAATTATGGAGAGAT tatgTCGTCGAGCCAGCACGTGAGCAATTGTTGCCTGATCCATTGCCAGCACCATATCTCCAACCAAAATATACAATTGTGatcgaattgaaaaatattcttgtGCATCCTGAATGGACATACAAAACTGGATATCGTTTCCTAAAGCGTCCAGCACTTGACTATTTCCTCGATGTCATTGGatatccaaattttgaagtcGTTATCTATTCATCTGAATCAATGATGACAGCTGCTCCAGTTGTTGATAGTTTTGATCCAAAACAAAGAATTATGTACAAGTTGTTCAGAGATTGCACAAAGTATATGAATGGACACCATgtcaaa gatTTGTCGAAATTGAATCGCGATTTGTCGAAAGTTATTTATATCGATTTTGACGCTAAATCAGGACAATTAAATCCAGAAAACATGTTAAGAGTACCAGAGTGGAAAGGAAATATGGATGATACAAGTCTAGTTGATTTGGCAGAGCTTCTTAAAA cTATTCACCTATCTGACGCTGAAGATGTTCGTCCCATGCTACAGTACTACTCGCAATACGATGATCCAGCGAAAGAATTCCGTCGACGAGCTGTATACTTGTCACAACAAGAAGAACAAAAGAAACAACAACCCGATGATAGTTCCATGTTGAAAAGATATTCTGGAAGATTGTTCGGATCTAGAAGACACGTTAATGCCTAA